CGGGCAGCGCAATGGAGAAGTGGGCGGGGCGCGAAAGGACTTCGGGCTGCCGGGCCAGCGCCAGCATCGCGAAGCCCAGGCCGACACATAGGGCCAGGATCGCGGCGACCCAGATGATCCTCTCGCCCCGCCTCGGCGTTGCGGCCGCGGCTCCTGGGGAATCGGTTTTCCGGGAGGCGATTCCCTTCATCTCGAACATCACGTCACGCGCCGATTGCCAGCGCTCCTCGGGGTCCTTGGCGAGGCAGCGCCCCACGGCGCGCTCCAGCGCGGGGGGCGTCATCGGTTGGAGCTCGGAAATGCGCGCTGGCTCGGCGGTCAGGATGGCGGAGATCAGGCCGGCCTGGCTCGCCCCCGAAAAAGCGGGCCGGCCGGTGAGCATCTCGTAGACGATCGCTCCAAACGAGAAGATGTCGCTTCGGGCATCGGCTTCTTTGCCTTCGAGCTGCTCGGGCGCCATGTAATCGAGCGTGCCCAGGATGGCCCCGGCGGCGGTAAGCGGCTCGCTCCGTGTTGGTGCACTGGAATGCCCGCCCTGAATCAGGCTCGCCGGCTCCTTTGCCAGACCGAAGTCGAGGAGCTTCGCGGCATTCTTGGTGATCATTACGTTGCCGGGCTTGAGATCGCGATGGACGATCCCGCGGCGGTGCGCAGCGTCGAGTGCCGCGGCAACCTCGGCGGCGATGCGCAGCGCCTGATCGGGGGGCACGGCGCCGCGCCGGAGGCGGGACGCCAGTGTCTCGCCTTCCAGGTATTCCATCACCAGGAAGTCGATGCCGTTCTCTCGTCCGACGTCATAGAGAGCGCAGATGTTGGGATGGGAAAAGCTTGCCAGGGCCCGGGCTTCCCGCTCGAAGCGCTGGCGCACCTCGAGGCTGTCCGAGAAGTGGGCGGGAAGCACCTTCACGGCGACGTCACGGCCGAGCCGAGTGTCGGAGGCGCGATACACCTCCCCCATGCCCCCCGCCCCGATCCGCTCGAGGATTCGATAGTGGCCCAGCCGTTCCAGCATGGGTTGACCTCGGAGCAGGAATCTTAGGCCTCCCGAGGAGGGAAGGTCAACGCGTCGAGGGAGCGCTCCGGCGCCGCTGACACACCGTCGTCACCGTGGATGGAAGATGCGGCGCTTGTTCAGGCCGGCCAGCCCCCAGGGGGTTGACAGCGTGAATCGAATGGCATAATATTTCGATTGTTCTCGAATAGTCGGAGGATTAATGAAAGCACCCGAAGCCGTAACCGCCCTCGCCGCCCTGGCCCACCAGTACCGCCTTGCCGTGTACCGCATGCTGGTTGAGGCCGGACCCGAGGGCTTACCGGCGGGCGGGATCGCGAGCCGACTGAAATTGCCGCCATCCTCGCTCACGTTTCACTTGCAGGCTCTGCAGCGCGCGGGACTCATCACCCGCCAGCGCATGAGCCGGCAGATTATCTATGCCGCCGATTTCGGGACGATGAAGGCCCTGGTCGGCTATCTCACCGAGAACTGCTGTGCGCAGAGCACGTCCGCCGGATGCGGTGCCAAACGCGTCCCGGCAGCGGAGCGTCCGGCAGCCTCTCGCAAGATCCGGAGGAGCGCATGAAACGTCTGCACGTCCATGTCAGCGTGAGCGACATCAAAGAATCGATTCGTTTCTATAGCGCGTTGTTCGCTGCCGAGCCGGTCGTTGTGAAAAACGACTACGCGAAGTGGATGCTCGAGGATCCGCGCGTGAACTTTGCAATCAGCAAGCGAGGTGCCGAGCCGGGTATCCGGCATCTTGGCATCCAAGTGGAAAGTCGGCCGGAGCTGGCCGAGGTCTACGCCCGGCTGCGCCATGCCAAGGGGCCGATTCGCGAAGAAGGAGCCACGACCTGCTGTTACGCAGAGAGCGACAAGAGCTGGGTCGCCGACCCGCAGGGCATTGAATGGGAGACGTTCCTGACGACGGGCGAGAGTACGGTCTATGGCGACGAAATCAGCGGTGCAGGTTCAAGCAGGTGTTGTGAGCCACAGTGCTGCGAGCCGCCTCCGGGCCCGGCAGCACCGGCGGCACCGTGTTGCACATGACGACGCGGATTGACCGTGTGGCCACGACCGAGGACATGAAACGCCTTGGCCTGAGTCCCACCGAACCCAGCCGATGAGCGGCCGTCCTTACAACGTCCTCTTCCTGTGTACGGGCAATTCCGCCCGGAGCATCCTCGCGGAAGCGCTCGTGAACCATTGGGGCACGGGCAAGTTTCGTGGCTTCAGCGCCGGGAGTCACCCGAAGGGAGCAGTACACCCGATCGCGCTCGAGCTGCTGAAGCGGATGAAGCTCCCGACCGAAGGCTTGCGCAGTAAGAGCTGGGATGAGTTCGCGAATCCCGGAGCGCTGCCGCTTGATTTCGTTATTACCGTCTGCGACAACGCCGCCGGAGAGGTGTGTCCCATCTGGCCGGGGCAGCCAATGAGCGCGCACTGGGGCGTCAACGATCCCGCTGCTGCAAGGGGAAGCGAGACCGAAAAGTGGTTGGCCTTCCGCGAGACCTTCACGGCGCTGGAGAGACGCATCAAGACCTTCACGAGTCTGCCGATCGCATCGCTCGATCGCATGAAGCTCAAGCAGCGGCTGGACGAAATTGGACGCACACGCGACGATTGACGGATCGGGATGGCGGACTTATTCCCGGCGGAGCGATTCGATGGGATCGACGCGGGTGGCGCGGCGGGCCGGCAGGGCGCAGGCGAGGATGGCGACGCTCACCAGGACGACGACGACCATCGAATAGGTTGCCGGGTCGGTGGTCCCCACCTCGAACAGAAGGTTCTTCAGGAAGCGGGTCAGGGCAAGGGCTCCCAGGAAGCCGACCCCCAGCCCCGCCACGGCGAGCAGCGTGCCGCGCCGCAGGACCAGGGCGAAGACCTCGCGCGGCCGCGCCCCCAGCGCGATGCGGATGGCCATCTCCTTCAGGCGGCTGCTGACCTCCAGCGACATTACGCCGTAGATGCCCGCGGCCGCCAGGAGCAGCGAGACGGCGGCGAACAGCGACAGCAGGATGTTGGTGAAGCGCTCGCGCGCCAGGCTCGAGTCCAGGTTCTGCGAAAGGGTCTGGACGTCGAAGGGAGGCACGCCGGGATCGATGCCGCGGATGGCGGCGCGGATGGCGCCGGCGGTGGCGGCCGGATCGCCCGCGGTCCTGACCACGAGTCCCATGCGTCGTTGCGGTCCCTGTCCGAGAGGAAGGTAGAGGTGCGGATCGGGCTCCTGCCCGGCGGTGATGGTGATGTCCCGGACATTCGCGACGACTCCGACGATCGTCATCCAGGCATCGGGCTCCTCGTTCCAGCCGTAGCGGATCCGTCCGCCCACGGGGTCGGCGCCGCCCCAGCGCTTTGCCATGGCTTCATCCACGACCGCCACGGGTTGTGAGCCGATCCGGTCGGTGTCGGCGAAATCGCGGCCCCGCAGCACCGGGATTCCCAGGGCGCGGAAGTAGCCGGGACCGACGGTCAGAAGAGGGGTGATGGTGGAGTCGGTGCCCGGCTCCGGCTCGTGTCCCTCGATGACGGTGCCATCGGAGTTCAGGTCGCCGGTGAAAGGCAGGCCGTCGACGAGCCCTGCGGCGGTGATGCCCGGGAGCGACCGCAGCCGCTCCTCGACGCTGCGATAGAAAGCCAGGGCATGCTCGCCTTCGGCCCCCTGTGCCGGGGCGAACGGGTTGCGGTAGCCGTCCGGGTGCTGAGGGGGAACATACAGGCGCATCGTCAGTACCTTCTCGGTCTCGAATCCCGGCTCGATAGCCGTGAGGCGATGGAAGCTCTTCAAGAGCAGGCCCGTGCCGACCAGGAGGATCAGCGACAGCGCGAACTGCACCCCGACCAGCGCGCCATGGGTGGCGCGGGTGCCGGCCGAGCTGGTGCCGCGTCCTTCGCCGTGCCACTCGTTGCGCGATCCGAGCCGCCCGATGCGCAGCGCCGGCAGCAGACCGAACAGCAGCGTGGCCAGCAGCCCCACACCTGCCGTGAAGGCCAGCACCCCCGGATCGAGCCGCACCTCCCCCAGACGCGGGATGCCCAGCGGCAGTCCCGCCAGCAACTCGAGCCCCCATCCCGCCAGCGCCAGGCCGGCCGCCCCTCCGAGTGCGCCCAGAAGGAGACATTCGGTCATCAGCTGCCGCACCACTCGCGCGCGCGTGGCGCCGAGCGCGAAGCGCATCGCGATCTCGCGCTGGCGCACCGCGGCCCGGCCGAGCAGGAGATTGGCGACGTTGGCACAGGCGATCAGCAGGACCAGGGCGACGGCGCCCAGGAGGACCAGCAGAGGCGTGCGAGAGGCTCCGGAGACGGTGTCGTGAAGCGGCGTGACGACGGCATGCAGGTCGGAATCCGGTTTAGCGACCGCGTTGCTGCCGATGAACGACTGATCATTGGCGCCACGGACCTTGAGAAGATGCGTCGCTTCGGCCTCGGCCCGCGCCGCCTGGACTCCCGGCCGCAGCCGGGCCAGCCCGATCAGGTTGAAGGGGGAGGTCCTCTCGGGGCTCAGGTCGAGCGGCACCCAGACATCGACCGGCGGCCCGGGCCAGCGGAAATCGGCGGGCATGACACCGACGATCTCGGTGGGGACGTTGTCCAGGATGAGCGCCTTGCCGATGACTCCCGGATCGCTCCCGAACTGGCGCCGCCACTGGGCGTGGCTCAGCACGCAAAGGGCCCGCCGCCCGGGAGCGTCCTCGCCGGTGCGGAAGGCGCGGCCAAATTCCGGGCGCACCTGCAGGACGTCGAAGAAATTGGCGCTCACGCTCATCGCATCCAGGCGCGCCGGCTCGCCGGCGCCCGAGGCGTTGTAGCCGGTGCGGTTGTAAGCAGCCAGCTGCTCGAAGCTGCGCATTTCCTGGCGATAGGCCAGGAAGTTAGCCTGCGACATGCGCCAGGTCGCCAGGCCGCGCTGCGGATAGGACTGCCAGAAAGTCACCAGCCGCTCGGAGCCGGGGAAGGGAAGGGGCCGCAGGAGAACGGTGTTCACGACGCTGAACACCGCCGTGTTGGCGCCGATCCCCAGAGCCAGGGTCAGGATCGCGAGGAAGGTGAAGCCGGGAGACTTGCGCAGGATGCGCGCGCCGAAGCGCAGGTCCTGGAAGAAGGC
The sequence above is drawn from the Candidatus Polarisedimenticolia bacterium genome and encodes:
- a CDS encoding helix-turn-helix domain-containing protein, producing MKAPEAVTALAALAHQYRLAVYRMLVEAGPEGLPAGGIASRLKLPPSSLTFHLQALQRAGLITRQRMSRQIIYAADFGTMKALVGYLTENCCAQSTSAGCGAKRVPAAERPAASRKIRRSA
- a CDS encoding ArsI/CadI family heavy metal resistance metalloenzyme encodes the protein MKRLHVHVSVSDIKESIRFYSALFAAEPVVVKNDYAKWMLEDPRVNFAISKRGAEPGIRHLGIQVESRPELAEVYARLRHAKGPIREEGATTCCYAESDKSWVADPQGIEWETFLTTGESTVYGDEISGAGSSRCCEPQCCEPPPGPAAPAAPCCT
- a CDS encoding arsenate reductase ArsC, whose translation is MSGRPYNVLFLCTGNSARSILAEALVNHWGTGKFRGFSAGSHPKGAVHPIALELLKRMKLPTEGLRSKSWDEFANPGALPLDFVITVCDNAAGEVCPIWPGQPMSAHWGVNDPAAARGSETEKWLAFRETFTALERRIKTFTSLPIASLDRMKLKQRLDEIGRTRDD
- a CDS encoding ABC transporter permease, whose product is MALLRRLSALLRNLFRRPRVERDLHDEMNDYLEGLVRERVEAGATPEEARRVALLEMGGPEQVKEAVRDVRAGAWIEAFFQDLRFGARILRKSPGFTFLAILTLALGIGANTAVFSVVNTVLLRPLPFPGSERLVTFWQSYPQRGLATWRMSQANFLAYRQEMRSFEQLAAYNRTGYNASGAGEPARLDAMSVSANFFDVLQVRPEFGRAFRTGEDAPGRRALCVLSHAQWRRQFGSDPGVIGKALILDNVPTEIVGVMPADFRWPGPPVDVWVPLDLSPERTSPFNLIGLARLRPGVQAARAEAEATHLLKVRGANDQSFIGSNAVAKPDSDLHAVVTPLHDTVSGASRTPLLVLLGAVALVLLIACANVANLLLGRAAVRQREIAMRFALGATRARVVRQLMTECLLLGALGGAAGLALAGWGLELLAGLPLGIPRLGEVRLDPGVLAFTAGVGLLATLLFGLLPALRIGRLGSRNEWHGEGRGTSSAGTRATHGALVGVQFALSLILLVGTGLLLKSFHRLTAIEPGFETEKVLTMRLYVPPQHPDGYRNPFAPAQGAEGEHALAFYRSVEERLRSLPGITAAGLVDGLPFTGDLNSDGTVIEGHEPEPGTDSTITPLLTVGPGYFRALGIPVLRGRDFADTDRIGSQPVAVVDEAMAKRWGGADPVGGRIRYGWNEEPDAWMTIVGVVANVRDITITAGQEPDPHLYLPLGQGPQRRMGLVVRTAGDPAATAGAIRAAIRGIDPGVPPFDVQTLSQNLDSSLARERFTNILLSLFAAVSLLLAAAGIYGVMSLEVSSRLKEMAIRIALGARPREVFALVLRRGTLLAVAGLGVGFLGALALTRFLKNLLFEVGTTDPATYSMVVVVLVSVAILACALPARRATRVDPIESLRRE